Proteins encoded in a region of the Zea mays cultivar B73 chromosome 2, Zm-B73-REFERENCE-NAM-5.0, whole genome shotgun sequence genome:
- the LOC100194122 gene encoding Plastid division protein CDP1, chloroplastic — MVMPTVASAAAAALHPAISTRRAGVVGNGIASAAAAGGRLAGGGRGAVVRARVAEAAPVAAEGGRLEAPPAAPMVEIPVTCYQMLGVTEKAEKDEIVKAAMELKNAGIEDGYTAEVSTFRQALLVDVRDKLLFEQDYAGNIKEKVPPRSSLHIPWSWLPAALCILQEVGEEKLVLEIGQAALRRPDSKPYVHDVLLAMALAECSIAKASFEKSKVSLGFEALARAQYLLRRKPSLEKMPILEQIEESLEELAPACTLELLSLPQTLENSERRRGAIAALCELLRQGLDVESSCRVHDWPCFLGQAMDKLLANEIVDLLTWDTLATTRKNKRSLESQSQRVVVDFNCFYMAMLAHLAFGFTTRQTELIKKAKTICECLVASESTDLKFEESFCSYLLGEETGTTVFEKLQQLQSTGSSNSKNYGLDKKKDSSGKVTVNQSLELWLKDVALSRFADTKDCPPSLTNFFGAPKRVLNTSKQKLGSPRSVLLSSQPSSSASLCNRTSTEQSPRLSPNSHLGEAVKQLAPANLGLQSSMDRQVNGSGTASVPLKRNPGSHIRTLELWGLSGDVMGKLACSALLGFVVFSTLKLTRFQFGHVRYTDPSRESASMLSLNEASAKEGSFITSRVRKHFENISKFLWLSDRPNSNSKGSDKHPAVNDITAAVCKQKMDIQEAETLVKQWQDIKSEALGPDYQTDMLPEILDGSMLSKWEDLALLAKDQSCYWRFVLLNLNVVRAEIILDEIGAGEAAEIDAVLEEAAELVDDSQPKKPSYYSTYEVQYVLRRQNDGSWKISEAAVRDLT, encoded by the exons ATGGTGATGCCGACTGTGGCCTCCGCGGCCGCAGCGGCGCTTCACCCGGCGATCTCGACGCGGCGCGCGGGGGTCGTCGGGAACGGCATTGCGTCCGCCGCGGCGGCGGGTGGACGCCTGGCCGGCGGCGGGCGAGGGGCGGTCGTGCGTGCCAGGGTGGCGGAGGCCGCGCCggtggcggccgagggcggcaggTTGGAGGCGCCTCCCGCTGCACCCATGGTGGAGATCCCCGTCACCTGCTATCAG ATGCTAGGCGTTACCGAGAAGGCTGAGAAAGATGAAATCGTGAAGGCCGCGATGGAGTTGAAAAATGCTGGGATAGAAGATGGATACACAGCTGAGGTCTCCACTTTCAGACAG GCTCTCCTAGTAGATGTCAGAGATAAACTTCTGTTCGAACAAGATTATGCAGGAAACATAAAAGAGAAGGTTCCACCTAGGTCCTCTCTTCATATACCTTGGAGCTGGTTGCCTGCTGCTCTGTGTATTTTGCAGGAG GTTGGAGAAGAGAAGCTAGTTTTGGAAATTGGTCAGGCGGCTCTACGACGCCCTGATTCTAAACCTTATGTTCACGATGTGCTTCTTGCAATGGCATTAGCAGAA TGCTCTATAGCAAAAGCCAGCTTTGAGAAGAGTAAAGTGTCCCTTGGCTTTGAGGCTCTGGCACGCGCTCAATATCTTTTGAGGAGAAAACCATCTTTGGAGAAGATGCCCATTCTTGAACAG ATTGAAGAATCACTTGAAGAGCTTGCGCCTGCTTGCACATTGGAGCTTCTAAGCTTGCCTCAGACACTTGAAAATTCTGAACGCAGGCGAGGTGCTATTGCAGCTCTCTGTGAACTGCTTAGACAGGGCCTTGATGTTGAATCATCTTGTAGAGTCCATGACTGGCCTTGTTTCTTGGGTCAAGCAATGGACAAACTATTAGCCAATGAAATTGTGGATCTTCTTACTTGGGATACTTTGGCTACAACTCGTAAAAATAAAAGATCGTTGGAGTCCCAGAGCCAGCGGGTTGTAGTTGACTTCAATTGCTTTTACATGGCGATGCTTGCTCACCTTGCATTTGGATTTACAACCCGCCAGACTGAGTTG ATCAAGAAAGCTAAAACCATCTGTGAATGTTTAGTTGCATCTGAGAGCACAGACCTAAAATTTGAGGAATCTTTCTGCTCATATCTTCTTGGAGAG GAAACTGGAACCACAGTATTTGAAAAGCTTCAGCAGCTTCAAAGTACTGGAAGTTCAAATTCAAAGAACTATGGATTGGATAAAAAGAAAGACAGCAGTGGCAAGGTTACTGTCAACCAATCACTG GAACTGTGGCTGAAGGATGTGGCCCTTTCTCGTTTTGCAGATACAAAAGATTGTCCGCCATCTTTG ACCAACTTTTTTGGAGCTCCTAAACGTGTCCTTAACACATCCAAGCAGAAACTGGGATCCCCAAGATCAGTCCTTTTGAGCTCTCAGCCATCTTCTAGTGCTTCATTATGCAACAGAACTTCAACAGAACAGAGCCCAAGATTGAGTCCCAACAGCCATCTGGGGGAGGCTGTTAAGCAACTTGCACCTGCCAACTTGGGGCTCCAATCATCAATGGATAGGCAAGTAAATGGTTCAGGGACAGCATCTGTTCCCCTGAAGCGCAATCCTGGATCCCATATCAGAACATTGGAATTATGGGGACTAAGTGGAGATGTTATGGGAAAGCTTGCATGTAGCGCACTCCTTGGCTTTGTTGTATTTAGCACATTAAAATTGACCAGGTTTCAGTTTGGGCATGTGAGATACACGGACCCAAGTAGAGAGTCTGCATCCATGTTGTCCTTGAATGAAGCGTCTGCAAAAGAAGGCTCTTTTATCACCAgtcgtgtcaggaagcattttgaAAATATATCAAAATTTCTTTGGCTGAGTGATAGGCCTAattcaaatagcaaaggaagtgatAAACACCCAGCGGTTAATGATATTACTGCTGCAGTTTGCAAGCAAAAGATGgatattcaagaagcagaaacacTTGTAAAACAGTGGCAAGACATAAAATCTGAAGCTCTTGGCCCTGACTATCAAACTGACATGCTACCTGAGATTCTTGATGGTTCAATGCTCTCTAAG TGGGAAGACTTAGCGTTATTAGCAAAGGACCAGTCTTGCTATTGGAGATTTGTGCTGCTAAATCTTAATGTTGTTCGAGCCGAGATAATCTTGGATGAAATAGGTGCTGGTGAGGCAGCAGAAATTGATGCTGTACTTGAGGAAGCGGCTGAGCTTGTTGACGATTCCCAGCCCAAGAAACCGAGTTATTACAG CACATATGAAGTTCAGTACGTATTGAGGAGGCAGAATGATGGATCTTGGAAAATCTCCGAGGCTGCTGTCCGGGACCTGACGTGA
- the LOC100278417 gene encoding Thioredoxin X, chloroplastic: MSSAPSTTASTIAASIHTPFSSGPRGARLPAALRLSLAQLRSAGCRAAPGRLARPRARVRCGAAARFIGQGEFPAEVLESELPVLVDFVADWCGPCRLIAPVVDWASEEYAGRLKIVKIDHDANPQLIEEYKVYGLPTLILFKDGQEVPGSRREGAMIKDKFKEYLEPLLTTITTAA, from the exons ATGTCGTCCGCGCCGAGCACCACGGCGTCCACCATCGCAGCCTCTATCCACACGCCGTTCTCCTCGGGTCCCCGCGGGGCCCGCCTTCCGGCCGCGCTCCGCCTCTCGCTCGCTCAGCTCCGGTCGGCCGGATGCCGCGCGGCGCCAGGTCGCCTCGCTCGCCCTCGCGCGCGCGTTCGGTGCGGCGCGGCGGCCAGGTTCATTGGGCAGGGCGAGTTCCCCGCGGAGGTGCTGGAGTCGGAGCTGCCCGTGCTCGTGGACTTCGTCGCCGACTGGTGCGGGCCGTGCCGCCTCATCGCGCCCGTCGTCGATTGGGCCTCCGAG GAATATGCTGGGCGATTAAAAATTGTCAAGATTGATCATGATGCCAATCCACAGCTGATTGAAGAGTACAAGGTTTATGGTCTCCCGACTTTGATTCTCTTCAAGGATGGCCAAGAGGTGCCAGGCAGCCGACGAGAAGGGGCAATGATAAAAGACAAGTTCAAGGAATACCTGGAACCTCTGTTGACTACAATTACAACAGCCGCTTAA
- the LOC100381719 gene encoding uncharacterized protein isoform X1 gives MPAAATSAAVRAAMRKLGGLLPRAHRPHSTTTGPDAVAPPSSHTLHDFNRLLAALARDGDGDAALRVLRRMRLSSPACAPTAASYTSAMSALAKAGRPADAASLFDDMLANGVAPDRAAFSLLLHVYSSHLHLPAAAHSVLLWMTGLGLPPTPIDYTDLIFSFCRAGRLHNAFQLLDEMRALNYPLTPHAFAPILKAVCDNADIQAADALISSMRSSGCLPDVVVYNIYIHGLCKIGDFDAVERVIYESARNGWEPDAVTYSTYIVGLCCSGHIEEAFRQLEIVVAKGLQLTAVGLNILLDHVAQNLDMWVGKEVLERCQELGFVVDVVTYNTVMDHFCKKGKWLRVLKLFTDLLKKPIAPNVQTYNILISCLCRAGKFHFAKYVFSSKGFVADTVTCNILIHEFYEAGKEGELGFLFADVNAGKIAPDTITYNTLVDCLFRSGRRSQAANLVRHIDGGYPTEPVAHLTYWLVRSGNVREALRLFDDIQIKGLVLDCRIFANVIKAFCRKGPTECSEISQLCFVLDRMLGIG, from the coding sequence ATGCCAGCCGCAGCCACATCAGCCGCGGTGCGCGCGGCCATGCGCAAGCTCGGGGGTCTCCTCCCCCGCGCGCATCGTCCGCACTCCACCACGACGGGCCCAGACGCCGTCGCGCCACCGTCGTCGCACACCCTCCACGacttcaaccgcctcctggccgcgcTCGCGCGGGACGGCGATGGCGACGCGGCGCTCCGCGTGCTCCGCCGTATGCGCCTATCGTCGCCCGCGTGCGCGCCCACCGCCGCCTCCTACACCTCCGCCATGTCGGCGCTCGCCAAGGCCGGCCGCCCCGCTGACGCCGCGTCCCTCTTCGACGACATGCTCGCCAACGGCGTCGCCCCCGACCGCGCCGCCTTCTCCCTCCTCCTGCACGTCTACTCCTCCCACCTCCACCTTCCCGCCGCCGCGCACTCCGTGCTCCTCTGGATGACCGGGCTCGGCCTCCCGCCGACCCCCATCGACTACACTGATCTCATCTTCTCCTTCTGCCGCGCCGGCCGCCTCCACAACGCCTTCCAGCTGCTCGACGAAATGCGCGCTCTCAATTACCCGCTGACACCACATGCATTCGCGCCAATCCTCAAGGCAGTCTGCGACAATGCCGACATCCAGGCAGCTGACGCGCTCATAAGCTCCATGCGTTCCTCTGGTTGCCTCCCCGATGTCGTCGTCTACAATATATACATCCATGGGTTGTGTAAGATCGGGGATTTTGACGCTGTGGAGAGAGTTATTTATGAGAGTGCCCGTAATGGGTGGGAACCAGATGCAGTCACATACAGCACCTACATTGTTGGGCTTTGCTGCTCTGGACACATTGAGGAAGCATTTCGGCAGCTGGAAATTGTGGTAGCAAAGGGACTGCAACTGACAGCAGTTGGTTTGAACATACTGTTGGACCATGTTGCCCAGAATCTTGATATGTGGGTAGGCAAGGAGGTCCTGGAGCGGTGCCAAGAGCTGGGCTTTGTGGTCGACGTCGTGACATACAACACAGTCATGGATCATTTCTGCAAGAAAGGAAAGTGGCTGCGCGTCCTAAAGCTGTTCACGGATCTGCTCAAGAAACCAATAGCACCCAATGTGCAGACATACAACATTTTGATTTCATGCCTATGCCGAGCTGGCAAGTTTCACTTTGCCAAATATGTGTTCAGCAGCAAGGGGTTCGTGGCAGACACTGTGACTTGTAACATTCTGATCCATGAGTTCTATGAGGCCGGAAAGGAAGGTGAGCTTGGTTTTCTGttcgctgatgtgaatgctgggaAGATTGCCCCAGACACAATCACATACAATACGTTGGTTGACTGTCTCTTTAGGTCTGGGAGGAGGTCACAGGCTGCCAATCTTGTTAGGCATATCGATGGTGGCTACCCTACAGAGCCCGTTGCGCATCTGACGTATTGGTTGGTTAGGAGTGGAAATGTACGGGAGGCATTGAGGCTGTTTGATGATATCCAAATAAAGGGACTGGTTTTAGATTGTAGGATTTTTGCTaatgtgatcaaggcattctgCAGAAAGGGTCCAACAGAATGCTCAGAGATTTCACAGTTGTGCTTTGTATTGGATAGGATGCTTGGAATTGGGTAA